A window of the Aliivibrio salmonicida LFI1238 genome harbors these coding sequences:
- a CDS encoding IS66-like element ISVsa2 family transposase, with product MTDKIKPLPDTIDELKALVLQLENKYNRLLEQFRLAQHQRFGKSSESDSTQFDLFNETEEEIIIENDDTQTITYTRQKPKRQRLPEDLPRTVIIHDIKDKTCKCCGLEMHAMGKDISEKLEFVPAKVEVIQHVRPKYACRNCEKNNTSVDIKQAPMPASPIPKGIATASLLAQIITAKFQYSLPLYRQETLFQQWGIIIGRRTMADWLIKCSVLFTPLNNELHRILLEQPTLHCDETTVNVLDVEKAKCYMWVYCSGYDSPGSGVLPGIVLYDYQSSRHGYHPVNFLKGYNGYLHTDGYQGYEQTEAILVGCWAHARRRFIEAQRVQVKGKTGSADWVLSKIQKLYRIESLLKEASPEAKYVARQTEARDLLKELRDWLDSAVSRVSPKTKLGEAISYTLNQWDKLVRYIDDGLLSIDNNRAERAVKPFVIGRKNWLFSGSTAGADSSAMLYSIVETAKANGLIPYDYIRYCLDRLCVGSPDIDSLLPWNVKDKV from the coding sequence ATGACTGATAAAATAAAACCACTTCCTGATACCATTGACGAGCTGAAAGCACTTGTGCTTCAGCTTGAAAATAAATATAACCGTCTTCTAGAGCAATTTCGACTGGCTCAACATCAGCGCTTTGGTAAAAGCAGTGAATCTGACTCGACTCAATTTGATTTATTCAATGAAACAGAAGAAGAAATCATCATTGAAAATGATGACACACAAACGATTACCTACACTCGTCAAAAGCCAAAACGCCAACGCTTACCTGAAGACTTACCGCGTACTGTTATTATCCACGACATAAAAGATAAAACTTGTAAGTGTTGCGGTCTAGAGATGCATGCGATGGGTAAAGACATCAGTGAAAAGTTGGAATTTGTACCAGCTAAAGTGGAAGTTATTCAACATGTTCGTCCTAAATATGCTTGCCGAAATTGTGAAAAAAACAATACTTCAGTAGACATTAAACAAGCCCCAATGCCAGCGTCACCAATCCCTAAAGGGATTGCGACCGCAAGTTTACTTGCTCAAATTATTACGGCTAAATTTCAATACAGTCTTCCACTTTATCGTCAAGAAACGTTATTTCAGCAATGGGGTATCATTATTGGACGGCGAACGATGGCGGATTGGTTAATAAAATGCTCGGTACTATTTACCCCTCTTAATAACGAGTTACATCGTATTTTGCTTGAACAACCCACTCTGCATTGTGATGAAACAACGGTAAATGTGTTGGATGTTGAAAAAGCAAAATGTTATATGTGGGTCTACTGCTCTGGCTATGATTCTCCAGGCTCTGGTGTTTTGCCTGGAATTGTACTTTATGATTATCAATCTAGCAGGCATGGCTACCATCCAGTTAACTTTTTAAAAGGTTATAACGGGTATTTACATACCGATGGTTACCAAGGTTATGAACAAACTGAAGCGATTTTAGTTGGCTGTTGGGCACACGCACGTCGACGATTTATTGAGGCTCAACGTGTTCAAGTAAAAGGGAAAACAGGGAGTGCAGATTGGGTATTGAGTAAAATCCAAAAGCTATACCGGATCGAATCGTTATTAAAAGAGGCTTCCCCTGAAGCCAAGTATGTTGCTAGGCAGACAGAAGCCCGCGATTTACTTAAAGAGCTCCGTGATTGGCTTGATAGCGCAGTTAGTCGAGTATCACCTAAAACAAAATTAGGTGAGGCGATTAGCTATACATTAAATCAATGGGATAAATTAGTTCGTTATATTGATGATGGATTGTTATCTATTGATAACAATCGAGCAGAGCGAGCGGTTAAACCGTTTGTTATCGGCCGGAAAAACTGGTTATTTTCGGGTTCAACGGCTGGTGCAGATTCAAGTGCAATGCTTTACAGCATTGTAGAAACAGCAAAGGCAAACGGATTAATCCCTTACGATTATATTAGGTATTGTCTAGATCGTTTATGTGTTGGATCGCCAGATATCGATTCACTTTTACCTTGGAATGTAAAAGACAAGGTGTAG
- the tnpB gene encoding IS66 family insertion sequence element accessory protein TnpB (TnpB, as the term is used for proteins encoded by IS66 family insertion elements, is considered an accessory protein, since TnpC, encoded by a neighboring gene, is a DDE family transposase.), with protein sequence MNVFTDVSTIYLHRDFVDFRKAINGLVVIVEQEMQLSPFSDALFIFCNKPRDKLKILYWDKTGFALWYKRLDEDRFKWPRNINNDTLALSEQQLTLLLQGFDILGHQPVHYQTTL encoded by the coding sequence ATCGTGATTTTGTCGATTTTCGCAAGGCCATTAATGGCCTTGTCGTGATTGTTGAGCAAGAAATGCAACTATCACCGTTTAGTGATGCTCTATTTATATTTTGCAATAAGCCTCGTGATAAACTCAAAATATTGTATTGGGATAAAACAGGATTCGCTTTATGGTACAAGCGATTAGATGAAGACCGCTTCAAATGGCCACGAAATATAAATAACGATACGTTAGCATTATCAGAGCAGCAACTGACACTGCTATTACAAGGTTTTGATATCTTAGGACATCAACCGGTACATTATCAAACAACCCTTTAA
- a CDS encoding c-type cytochrome codes for MFTKNNSIKTLIIASTLFASTSVLAHTFNEADKAIAYRQAAFTMIAGNVSEMGEMIKGKTDWSDAIFSKRANQLSQLTLMPLDAFYVEGSDKGKTNALPKVWTNFPDFESRLAQFQEDAAALASISDKGDKDAIRKAFGKTVKNCKACHTDYKAK; via the coding sequence ATGTTCACAAAAAATAACTCAATAAAAACACTAATTATTGCCTCAACCCTGTTCGCTTCAACCTCTGTCTTAGCACATACCTTTAATGAAGCCGATAAAGCCATTGCTTACCGTCAAGCCGCATTCACTATGATTGCAGGTAATGTCAGTGAAATGGGTGAGATGATCAAAGGAAAGACAGATTGGAGTGACGCGATCTTTTCAAAACGCGCAAATCAATTATCACAGTTAACGTTAATGCCATTAGATGCTTTTTATGTAGAAGGATCTGATAAAGGAAAAACAAACGCATTACCTAAAGTATGGACAAACTTTCCTGATTTTGAATCGCGTTTAGCTCAATTTCAAGAAGATGCCGCCGCTTTAGCAAGTATCTCCGATAAAGGTGATAAAGACGCAATACGCAAAGCGTTTGGCAAAACAGTAAAAAACTGTAAGGCTTGCCACACCGATTATAAAGCAAAGTAA
- a CDS encoding IS982-like element ISVsa6 family transposase: MNKLVDIFCDVDDFCYQFLSQWEKYLVEASERKRKRQSVMSTSECMTIVIAFHQSNHRDFKNFYIGLVHQYWKGYFPNLLSYTRFVSKMPSLIAPMCAYFQSIKGKPTGIAFVDSTSLKVCHNIRIPRHKVFDGVAKRGKGTMGWFFGFKLHLLINHLGEIISLKITAGNVNDRTPVPDLCKELSGKLYADKGYIGKKLSESLKNSDVDLVTTSRKNMKAKEISAFDKAMLSKRYIIETINDQLKNISQIEHSRHRSVTGFMLNVISGVVAYCLKKQKPRIKLSECEFELILA, from the coding sequence ATGAATAAATTAGTTGATATATTTTGTGATGTCGATGATTTTTGTTATCAATTCTTATCTCAATGGGAAAAATACCTTGTTGAGGCTAGTGAGAGAAAAAGAAAACGTCAGTCAGTAATGTCTACTAGTGAATGTATGACTATTGTCATCGCTTTTCATCAATCAAATCATAGAGATTTCAAGAACTTCTATATCGGGTTAGTTCATCAATATTGGAAAGGATACTTTCCAAATTTACTTAGCTACACTCGATTTGTGAGCAAAATGCCTAGCCTAATCGCCCCAATGTGTGCCTATTTTCAATCTATCAAAGGTAAGCCGACTGGCATTGCTTTTGTTGACTCCACGAGTCTTAAAGTATGCCATAACATTCGAATTCCTCGCCATAAAGTCTTTGATGGTGTTGCGAAAAGAGGAAAAGGTACCATGGGATGGTTTTTCGGCTTCAAACTTCATTTATTGATTAACCATCTTGGAGAAATTATTTCGCTGAAAATCACAGCTGGCAATGTAAATGATAGGACTCCTGTACCTGATTTATGCAAAGAACTCTCGGGGAAATTGTACGCTGATAAAGGGTACATAGGTAAAAAGTTGAGTGAGAGCTTAAAGAACTCTGATGTCGATTTAGTGACTACCTCGCGAAAAAACATGAAAGCAAAAGAGATAAGTGCTTTTGATAAGGCTATGTTATCAAAGAGATACATTATCGAAACGATAAATGACCAATTGAAGAATATCTCTCAAATTGAACATAGCCGTCATCGTAGCGTGACTGGTTTCATGCTAAATGTAATTTCAGGCGTTGTGGCTTATTGTTTAAAAAAACAAAAGCCACGAATTAAGCTATCAGAATGTGAATTTGAACTAATCCTCGCTTAA
- a CDS encoding cytochrome b/b6 domain-containing protein, whose amino-acid sequence MKIWDSFIRVYHWSQVVLLGSLWYTADEGLMEWHFALAYLLMVFLLTRIVWGIIGSDTAKFTHFITSPKKAITYLKARKASHAIGHNPAGGYMVLGLFFLLTLQLVTGLFSNDDILSEGPLASLVSYDTSSFLTTIHHQSFDVLLGFIGLHIAAVLFYRIKGINLILPMFTGSADLTGNAPKMKHTLIAWLIFAVILSFVYYFWASEVLNYLF is encoded by the coding sequence ATGAAAATCTGGGATAGTTTTATCCGAGTTTATCATTGGAGCCAAGTAGTTTTACTTGGCTCTCTTTGGTATACAGCGGACGAAGGATTAATGGAGTGGCATTTTGCGCTCGCCTATCTTTTAATGGTGTTTTTACTCACTCGTATTGTTTGGGGAATTATTGGCAGTGATACGGCAAAGTTCACTCATTTTATCACCTCGCCCAAGAAAGCGATTACTTATCTAAAAGCAAGAAAAGCATCACATGCGATAGGCCACAACCCTGCTGGTGGCTATATGGTATTAGGTCTATTTTTCTTACTTACATTACAATTAGTGACTGGATTATTTAGCAATGATGACATTCTCTCTGAAGGACCTCTAGCCTCTTTAGTGAGCTATGATACAAGTAGTTTTCTAACTACGATTCACCACCAAAGCTTTGATGTTTTACTTGGTTTTATTGGGTTGCACATTGCCGCTGTATTATTTTATCGTATTAAAGGCATTAATCTAATTTTACCTATGTTTACTGGGTCTGCGGATTTGACCGGAAATGCCCCCAAAATGAAACATACCTTAATAGCATGGTTAATTTTTGCGGTAATATTATCATTTGTATACTATTTTTGGGCAAGTGAAGTGCTAAACTACCTTTTTTAA
- a CDS encoding DUF3820 family protein produces MFTKEQIVKLTQMKMPFGKYGGRVLIDLPEEYLLWFERKNGFPKGELGELMALCLAMKIEGLDEVIRPLKYRS; encoded by the coding sequence ATGTTCACAAAAGAACAAATCGTTAAATTAACTCAAATGAAGATGCCTTTTGGTAAATATGGCGGCAGAGTGCTGATTGATTTACCAGAAGAGTATTTATTGTGGTTTGAGCGTAAAAATGGCTTTCCAAAAGGAGAATTAGGGGAGCTAATGGCCTTATGTTTAGCGATGAAAATTGAAGGGCTCGATGAAGTGATTCGACCGCTAAAATATCGTAGTTAA
- a CDS encoding aldo/keto reductase, with protein MKKVVMAPEGPEFSELVQGYWRLSDWNMTAQERLTFLKQHIELGITTVDHADIYGGYQCEALFGEALAIDPSVRDKIEIITKCDINLCTADLPNRKINHYDTSKEHILNSVNNSLSRLNINEIDVLLIHRLDILMNADEVADTFNQLQKEGKVKHVGVSNFTPSHFDLLQSRLDKPLVTNQVEINPLNFDVAHDGTLDHLQMNRIKPMAWSCLAGGDIFSGTSEQAIRVRHVLEEIKEEIGADSIDQVIYAWVAKLPSNPVPIIGSGKIERVQSAIKAMSLALTREQWYRVWVESKGHGVP; from the coding sequence ATGAAAAAAGTAGTAATGGCACCGGAAGGTCCTGAATTTTCAGAGCTTGTACAAGGATATTGGCGTCTTTCTGATTGGAATATGACAGCTCAAGAGCGCTTAACGTTTTTAAAGCAACATATTGAACTTGGTATAACAACGGTCGATCACGCGGACATTTACGGCGGTTATCAATGTGAAGCTTTATTTGGTGAAGCGTTAGCGATTGATCCTTCGGTTCGTGACAAGATTGAAATCATAACGAAATGCGATATCAATTTATGTACGGCTGATTTGCCAAATCGTAAAATCAATCATTACGACACATCGAAAGAACACATACTCAATTCTGTTAATAACTCACTGTCTCGATTAAATATTAATGAAATTGATGTTCTTCTTATTCATCGCCTTGATATATTAATGAATGCAGATGAAGTCGCAGATACATTCAATCAATTACAAAAAGAAGGGAAAGTAAAACACGTTGGTGTTTCTAACTTTACGCCTTCTCATTTTGATTTATTGCAGTCGCGTTTAGATAAACCATTAGTAACGAATCAAGTGGAAATCAATCCATTAAACTTTGATGTTGCTCATGATGGAACGTTAGACCATTTACAAATGAATCGTATTAAGCCAATGGCATGGTCTTGTCTTGCGGGCGGCGATATTTTCTCTGGTACGTCAGAGCAAGCGATTCGAGTTCGTCATGTATTAGAAGAGATTAAAGAAGAGATTGGTGCCGATAGTATTGATCAAGTGATCTATGCGTGGGTTGCTAAACTGCCATCAAACCCTGTGCCAATTATTGGTTCAGGTAAGATTGAGCGTGTTCAATCAGCAATTAAAGCCATGAGCTTAGCGCTGACTCGTGAGCAATGGTATCGTGTTTGGGTTGAATCTAAAGGTCACGGTGTGCCATAG
- the pyrC gene encoding dihydroorotase, with amino-acid sequence MTTLTITRPDDWHLHLRDGDVLTDTVRDSGRYNGRALIMPNLVPPVITTEQALSYRERIQAVNSSNTFAPIMSLYLTEKTTSDEIRKAKATGYIVAAKLYPAGATTNSDSGVSDVQKVYPILKTMQEEGMLLLIHGEVTTHDIDIFDREKTFLDTVLAPIVNDFPELKIVLEHITTKDAADFVKNAGPNVAATITAHHLLFNRNHMLVGGIKPHFYCLPILKRNTHQLALIEAATSGSPKFFLGTDSAPHSKEKKEAACGCAGSYTAHASIELYTEVFENEGKLDNLEAFASFNGPDFYNLPRNTDTITLVKEAWITPETMSFGNDVVVPIRAGEAVEWLVK; translated from the coding sequence ATGACAACTTTAACAATTACTCGTCCTGATGATTGGCATTTACATCTACGTGATGGTGACGTATTAACTGATACTGTACGTGACTCTGGTCGTTATAATGGCCGTGCGTTAATCATGCCAAACCTAGTGCCACCAGTTATCACAACCGAACAAGCTCTCAGCTATCGCGAACGCATTCAAGCGGTAAACTCTTCTAATACTTTCGCTCCAATCATGTCTTTATACTTAACAGAAAAGACAACTTCTGATGAAATTCGTAAAGCAAAAGCAACTGGCTATATTGTCGCGGCTAAATTATACCCTGCTGGTGCCACCACGAATTCTGATTCAGGTGTAAGCGATGTTCAAAAGGTGTACCCTATTTTAAAAACCATGCAAGAAGAAGGTATGTTGCTTCTTATTCATGGTGAAGTGACAACACATGATATTGATATTTTTGATCGCGAGAAAACTTTCCTTGATACCGTATTAGCACCAATCGTAAATGATTTTCCTGAATTGAAAATTGTTCTTGAACACATCACAACAAAAGATGCTGCAGACTTTGTTAAAAATGCAGGCCCGAATGTGGCAGCAACTATTACGGCTCATCATTTATTATTTAATCGTAATCATATGCTTGTTGGTGGTATCAAACCTCATTTCTATTGTTTACCAATTTTAAAACGCAATACACACCAACTTGCTCTAATAGAAGCAGCAACAAGTGGTAGCCCTAAATTCTTTTTAGGCACAGACTCTGCCCCTCATTCAAAAGAGAAAAAAGAAGCGGCTTGCGGTTGTGCTGGCTCTTATACTGCGCACGCTTCTATTGAATTGTATACAGAAGTATTTGAGAACGAAGGAAAATTAGATAACCTTGAAGCTTTTGCAAGTTTCAACGGCCCTGATTTCTATAACTTACCACGTAATACAGATACGATAACGCTAGTCAAAGAAGCGTGGATCACTCCTGAAACCATGTCTTTTGGTAATGATGTTGTTGTGCCTATTCGTGCTGGTGAAGCGGTTGAATGGTTAGTTAAATAA
- a CDS encoding NUDIX hydrolase — MRILNITTHPDLEHLDNQKILQRNATRAIILKGEEILLLYTERYHDYSLPGGGIDEGEDVIAGLVREIEEETGAKNISNIVPFGIYEEFRPWYKHECNVLHMISYCYTCNADRTLGETSYESYEIRNGMRPVWINIHEAIAHNEHILINSDKKGMSIERETFLLHLIVKECL, encoded by the coding sequence ATGCGCATTTTAAATATTACAACGCATCCCGATCTAGAACATCTAGACAATCAGAAAATTCTTCAACGTAATGCAACCAGAGCAATTATTTTAAAAGGAGAAGAGATTCTTCTACTGTATACAGAGCGTTATCATGATTATTCTTTACCAGGTGGTGGTATTGATGAAGGTGAAGACGTAATTGCAGGGTTAGTACGTGAAATTGAAGAAGAAACAGGGGCTAAAAATATTTCAAACATTGTGCCTTTTGGTATATATGAAGAATTCCGACCTTGGTATAAACATGAATGTAATGTATTGCATATGATTTCTTATTGTTATACCTGTAATGCAGATAGGACTCTTGGCGAAACAAGCTATGAGAGTTATGAAATCAGAAATGGAATGCGTCCTGTTTGGATTAATATTCATGAAGCCATTGCGCATAATGAACATATTCTAATAAACAGTGATAAAAAAGGCATGAGCATTGAGCGTGAGACGTTCTTACTTCATTTAATTGTAAAAGAGTGCCTATAA
- a CDS encoding mechanosensitive ion channel family protein, whose translation MTPFLNWWNALLNFQENDWVQNVLVITLFSAFLWVVWRIVVNRLQHITKKTSLPWDDAVITALSSPVSLIIWVWPATASFKIMLSGHLKLVPDWIPTLQVFILVWGFIWTALRLTTLIEKQVLTNQKHDITTVLALGKVVRLIFISLGLLSLMQGIGLSLSGLLTFGGVGGLVVGLAAKDLLSNFFGGMMIYFDRPFKVGDWIRSPDRSIEGTVETIGWRMTVIRTFDKRPLYVPNSVFSSIVVENPSRMLNRRIKEDIGIRYDDISNIEQIVIEVKAMLVNHEGIDSNQTLIVNFNGFGPSSLDLLVYTFTKTVNWIEYHHVKQDVLIKIGDIIAQHGAEIAFPTQTLKIEQLPAN comes from the coding sequence ATGACTCCTTTCTTAAATTGGTGGAATGCACTTCTGAATTTTCAAGAGAATGATTGGGTACAGAACGTACTCGTCATTACTCTGTTTAGTGCATTTTTATGGGTCGTATGGCGCATTGTAGTCAACCGTCTTCAACATATTACAAAAAAAACCTCATTACCTTGGGATGACGCGGTAATTACAGCGCTCTCCTCCCCAGTCAGTCTGATTATTTGGGTCTGGCCAGCAACTGCCTCGTTTAAAATAATGCTGTCAGGGCATTTAAAGTTAGTACCCGATTGGATCCCCACCCTTCAAGTATTCATTCTGGTTTGGGGTTTTATTTGGACCGCGTTACGGTTAACAACGTTAATTGAAAAACAAGTTCTTACCAATCAAAAACATGACATTACAACCGTTTTAGCCCTTGGGAAAGTCGTCCGCTTAATCTTTATTTCTCTTGGTTTATTATCATTAATGCAGGGGATTGGACTCAGTTTATCCGGTTTATTAACCTTTGGTGGCGTCGGTGGCTTAGTGGTCGGTTTAGCGGCTAAAGATCTCTTGTCCAACTTTTTTGGTGGAATGATGATCTATTTTGATCGCCCTTTCAAAGTCGGAGATTGGATCCGCTCTCCTGACCGCTCGATTGAAGGAACGGTTGAAACCATCGGTTGGCGTATGACGGTAATACGTACTTTTGATAAACGCCCTCTTTATGTGCCCAACTCCGTATTTAGTAGCATTGTGGTTGAAAACCCATCTCGTATGCTAAATCGAAGAATTAAAGAAGACATTGGTATTCGCTACGATGACATTAGCAATATTGAGCAAATTGTAATCGAAGTAAAAGCAATGCTTGTTAATCATGAAGGCATCGATTCGAATCAGACCTTAATTGTTAACTTCAATGGTTTTGGCCCTTCTTCATTAGATCTATTGGTCTACACTTTTACAAAAACGGTCAATTGGATTGAATACCACCATGTTAAACAAGATGTATTAATCAAAATTGGGGACATTATTGCCCAACACGGTGCAGAGATTGCCTTCCCGACTCAGACTCTAAAAATTGAACAATTACCGGCTAATTAA
- the arfA gene encoding ribosome alternative rescue factor ArfA — MKSNKKAVTPDHDHGRGVIKDNALKAVVTSQLFTTRVTKAKKGKGSFSRKEKYKGHKEPYSKAA; from the coding sequence ATGAAAAGTAATAAAAAGGCAGTCACTCCTGATCATGATCACGGGAGAGGCGTCATTAAAGACAACGCACTAAAAGCGGTGGTTACCAGCCAATTATTTACCACTCGAGTCACTAAAGCGAAAAAAGGTAAGGGGAGTTTTTCAAGAAAAGAGAAGTATAAAGGGCATAAAGAGCCCTATTCAAAAGCAGCGTAA